A region from the Halichondria panicea chromosome 11, odHalPani1.1, whole genome shotgun sequence genome encodes:
- the LOC135344428 gene encoding uncharacterized protein LOC135344428 → MNRSLTNESVFRIEVSLSSRKSSAIVMRTQARLYTLDKGPTVPTPNTQWKSLAYGAPCIQLMRETTEHNSPFHIKIVIAEVESGISLWEAEVTDNSGYNAMQTNFHTFSSNGKTFAIQFANAEEGQRMLESIHDLFLQKQKAETVTFDNKPDQAIFKKPKSFRRLGKKDISAPCNFKHVSGITIGRTQTCEDELRGTIQRKMRSMSLSSLVSRGGKATEGKGQEDGGESSPGQKKSFRNKFGSLKVNKKRGVEEVGMSLPSHGRHTSRPPLTSSTFQSDRKSPSRSHSLSSSDLLVSPRRPSGSSLERRHTVLVEGEYNYVPYRQSAQPYKSGPTSHYQVPTQNRAIAVGQYPPRPYAVVAIGSQPNLSSHHQPVYDVPTSTQRNKYHNIKLGQARSMSPLKEPPEMSPSHPGSKVAPLTSLVRQEAFREGPVESLVSNSSNSLQDNYIDAMDKALEQFDSLLQPPQGNKQQIIQTSL, encoded by the exons ATGAATAGATCTCTAACAAATGAGTCAGTATTCAGAATAGAGGTGTCTCTGTCTAGTCGGAAGAGTTCGGCTATTGTGATGCGTACTCAGGCCCGACTCTACACTCTGGACAAAGGCCCCACTGTACCCACACCCA ATACTCAATGGAAGAGCTTGGCATATGGGGCTCCATGTATTCAACTCATGCGGGAAACTACAGAACACAATTCTCCGTTCCATATTAAAATTGTGATAGCAGAAGTCGAGTCTG GCATATCTCTTTGGGAGGCAGAGGTGACTGACAACAGTGGCTATAATGCTATGCAGACAAACTTTCACACATTCTCTTCCAATGGAAAGACTTTTGCAATTCAATTTGCCAA TGCAGAGGAGGGCCAACGTATGCTCGAGAGCATCCATGACTTGTTCCTTCAGAAACAAAAGGCCGAAACTGTTACCTTTGATAACAAACCTGACCAAGCCATCTTTAAGAAACCAAAGAGCTTCAGGAGACTTGGCAAAAAGGACATTTCTGCACCTTGCAACTTCAAGCATGTgtcag gtatCACTATTGGGCGGACCCAAACATGCGAGGATGAACTGAGAGGTACCATTCAACGAAAGATGCGTTCAATGTCACTCTCCAGTCTTGTTTCTCGTGGGGGTAAAGCTACGGAGGGCAAAGGTCAGGAGGATGGTGGTGAGAGCAGCCCTGGACAAAAGAAGTCCTTCCGCAACAAGTTTGGTTCTCTCAAAGTCAACAAGAAAAGAG gtgttgAAGAGGTTGGAATGTCTCTGCCCTCTCATGGTAGACATACATCTCGTCCACCACTAACCAGCTCTACCTTCCAGTCTGATAGAAAGAGTCCGTCAAGATCTCATTCTCTATCTTCTA gtgatCTTCTTGTCTCACCACGAAGACCCTCCGGCTCTTCACTGGAGAGAAGGCACACTGTTCTAGTGGAGGGAGAGTATAACTATGTTCCTTACAGACAATCTGCTCAGCCCTATAAGAGTGGACCAACCAGCCATTATCAAGTTCCCACTCAGAACAGAGCAATAGCAGTTGGTCAATATCCTCCCAGACCTTATGCTGTGGTAGCCATTGGATCACAGCCTAATCTCAGCTCTCATCACCAACCAGTCTATGATGTACCAACCTCAACTCAACGAAACAAGTACCATAATATCAAGCTTGGACAAGCTCGATCAATGTCACCATTAAAGGAGCCACCTGAGATGTCCCCCTCTCATCCTGGGTCCAAGGTGGCTCCCCTAACATCTCTCGTAAGACAAGAGGCCTTCAGGGAGGGCCCTGTTGAGTCATTAGTTAGCAATAGCTCCAACTCCCTACAAGACAATTACATTGATGCCATGGATAAAGCTTTGGAACAATTCGACAGCTTGCTACAGCCACCACAAGGAAACAAACAGCAGATCATACAAACTTCATtgtaa